From Rutidosis leptorrhynchoides isolate AG116_Rl617_1_P2 chromosome 3, CSIRO_AGI_Rlap_v1, whole genome shotgun sequence, a single genomic window includes:
- the LOC139902348 gene encoding uncharacterized protein, whose amino-acid sequence MACFLLKISSPSILTSKTNILPPQQLTHKPFYFTANLSKKPQKLAITNRYQTPTSISNAVKDDISNMEVEYLALCNIVRAGPIPKHVALLMDSHKNTEKRRGFHTINDHSLIDIAQSCCELGIKVLSVYTLPEKLSVGSGFALNILKLDSNELSRNDIKVSVIGNRNSIPNSLQEIITKVEETTKNNKSLHIIEAVNYSGRLDMVQACKALAEKVYGGLMEPIQIDENVFQQELETKCLDFPNPDLMIRTGGKYSVDDFMLWQSAYAEICFVEKNGVQFDKIDFIEALHVYQKRNRRFGGSKKVV is encoded by the exons ATGGCTTGCTTCCTTCTTAAAATTTCTTCTCCTTCCATCTTAACTTCCAAAACCAACATTCTTCCCCCTCAACAACTTACCCACAAACCCTTCTATTTTACAGCAAATCTTTCTAAGAAACCACAAAAACTCGCCATAACAAACCGTTACCAAACTCCAACATCAATTTCTAATGCAGTCAAAGATGACATAAGCAACATGGAAGTTGAATATCTCGCGCTATGTAATATTGTTCGAGCTGGCCCGATTCCAAAACACGTTGCGCTGCTCATGGACAGCCATAAGAACACAGAGAAACGTAGAGGTTTTCATACGATAAACGACCACTCTTTGATAGATATTGCTCAAAGCTGCTGTGAACTTGGTATCAAAGTTCTCTCTGTCTATACGCTTCCTGAAAAACTAAGT GTGGGGTCTGGTTTTGCATTGAACATACTGAAATTGGATTCAAATGAGTTGTCAAG GAATGATATTAAGGTATCAGTGATCGGAAATCGAAATTCCATCCCAAACTCACTTCAAGAAATCATAACAAAAGTAGAAGAAACTACAAAGAACAATAAATCGCTTCATATTATCGAAGCAGTGAATTACAGTGGACGTTTAGACATGGTTCAAGCTTGCAAAGCTCTTGCAGAAAAGGTGTATGGCGGTTTAATGGAACCGATACAGATCGATGAAAATGTTTTCCAACAAGAACTCGAGACCAAGTGCTTAGACTTTCCTAATCCTGATTTAATGATTCGAACCGGCGGGAAGTATAGTGTTGACGACTTTATGTTGTGGCAATCGGCGTATGCTGAAATATGTTTTGTTGAAAAAAATGGTGTTCAATTTGATAAGATAGATTTTATTGAAGCATTACATGTGTATCAAAAAAGAAATAGAAGATTTGGTGGAAGTAAAAAAGTAGTATGA